In Thermobaculum terrenum ATCC BAA-798, the DNA window CTCCAGCCTGTCGGCTATCAGGGCAGAGGCTTTGTATGCCCGACCGTTCCGGTATTTCGCGTCAAGCTCGCTCAACGCACTGGCGATGTAGTCCCCCAGCGTTGCTATGGCCGCTGCTGGCTCGGCGTGTGCCCCCTCGTCCGGCTCAGGCACTACCCCATCGATGATCCCAAACTCCAGCAGATGCTGCGCTGTGATCTTCATGGCCTCCGCGGCAAGCGGCGCCTTGCTGGCATCATGCCACAGGATAGTCGCACTGGCCTCCGGCGAGGCCACAGAGTAGATGGCGTTCTCCATCATGTACAGGCGATCCGCTACGCTTATGGCCAGAGCCCCTCCGCTGCCGCCTTCGCCTATGACCGTCGCAACCACGGGCACAGGAAGGTTGGCCATGGTGTACAGACAGGCAGCGATCGCCTGCGCCTGCCCCCTCTCCTCGGACTGCATGCCAGGATCCGCGGCAGGAGTGTCTATGAAGCAGATCAAGGGATACGAGAACTTGGCAGCCAGCTCCATGATCCGCTTAGCCTTCCGATACCCCTCAGGACGAGGCATGCCGAAGTTCCGCCTCAGGTTCTCCTTCGTGTCGCTGCCCCTCTGGTGGCCAAGCACCACCACGGCACGGCCACGGAACCGGCCTATACCTCCCACCATGGCAGCATCGTCGGCGTAAGCCCTGTCCCCGTGCATCTCGAACCACGGATCGATAAGAGCGTTGATGTAGTCGAGCGTCTTGGGCCTGTCGGCCCTGCGCGCCGTCTGCACTCTATCCCAGGCTGTCTTGGAGTTCTCGGACAACTAGCTCCCCTCCCGATCAAATATGGTCAACAAATTGCCTATAACCGGTCGCAGATCCCTCCGCGGGACCACCATATCGATCATGCCGTGCTCCAGGCAGAACTCGGCCGTCTGGAACCCTGGCGGCAGCTTCTGCCTGGTTATCTGCTCTATGACCCTGGGACCCGCAAAGCCTATGAGCGCCTTGGGCTCAGCCAGGATCACGTCCGCAGTCATCGCATAGCTGGCCGTCACACCCCCAAAGCAGGGGTCCGTCAGGAGAGATATGTGCGGCAGCCCTCGCCTACCCAGCTCCGCAAACGCCGCCACCGTCTTGGCCATCTGCATCAGCGAGAAGATCCCCTCCTGCATGCGGGCGCCCCCAGAGGACGATACCGTGAGTATGGGAAGCTGCCTCTGCAAAGCCAGGCCCACCGCCCTGACCAGCTTCTCCCCGTACACCGAGCCCATGCTCGCGCCCATGAAGCTGAAGTCGCTTACCGCCAGCACCAATGGGTGACCCTCGATCTTGGCAGTGCCCACCACCATGGCGTCCGCAATTCCTGTCTCCCTCTGCTTCTCGCGAACCTTTCCGAGGTAAGTCTCACCGTTGGCCTCAAACCCCAGAGGATCGTCCGGGAAGATGCATGCAAACTGCTCCTCGAAAGAGCCTTCGTCCACCAGGTACCTGACCCGCTGATGCACCCTCAGGCGGAAATGGTGCCCACACCGAGGACACACCATCTCGTTGTTTTCGAGCTCACGATGATACAGCAGCTCCTTGCACTTGGTGCACTTCACCCAGAGATCATCTGGGATGTCCCTGTTCTCCTGAGCAGGGTGAAAAGTTGGGCTATGACGACGGAAGAAATCCCTCAAACCCGCAACCTCCACAAACAAAGGGTATTATATCACCCTCTCAACCATTACTAGTAACATACCAAACCAACCAATTCTATACCCTGACCGCTGCACATTTGTAGAGATACTGCCAGTACTCGCTATCAGCCCTGGTAACACCCACCGGTCCCCAAAATAATAGGGGGCCTGGCAAGTCAGCCCCCTATGTAGCTAGTCCCTCAGAACGGTCATACTCAGGTCCCTACTTCTTGGTGTACTCCTTCCAGTACCCCGCCAGATCCCTGTCGGTCATGAACCACAGCTCCTCCGGCAGGTTGAAGGTAGCGAACGAGTAGTTCGCCATGGCCAGCCAGTATTTGTACTCCTCTTCCGTGGAGCCCTGGAATATCACGACTATCATCCACCTGTCCACGTACAGAACCCACTGCTTGCGCTTGCGAGTCTGCCCGTTTTCCTTAAAGGTGAATATGCGCTCGAACTTTATGAGGTTGCCCATCACATCCTCGGAGGACTGCTCCACCTTGCAATCCTCCAGCTGCTCCAGGCCCTCCTCCAGTCCCTCCCTGAGGATGTCCAGGTCCTCAGCCACCACGTGCTGGTCCTTCAACTCAGTTATCCACACGGCGAACCAGGTGTTCATGTCCTTGGTGTCCGGGACGAACATCACGCCGTCGCGGTTGTCGTCAAGCTCGAACTGCTCCCACTCCCACGAGTGACGGAAGTGAAACCTGCCGTAGGGATCTATATATGTGTTTACGCCCGTGAACCTTGGGGGCTGCCTTTCTGCCATGCTACTACCTCTTGCTCATATTTTTGCCACGATGTCGTGTTTATTGATTTTATACCATTATCGAACACTATACAGTTTCTCCCAGCTTCACCGCCTCGAAGATCTTCATCCTTCGCATGAAGACGTACGTGACGGCTATAGTAACGAGCAGGAGTATGGCCACAACTAGATCCACCAGCACGACCCTGTCCCAGGCAAGCTCGACTATGAACGGCGGTGTACCCGAGTACCTGCCCGTCTTGATCTGTAGCAGAGGGATGAACAGTTCCGAGGCAGCTATCCCCAGGATCGTCCCCCCAACGGCACCTATGCCCACCACCAGCAGCTGCTCCAGAGTCAGCAAGGTCGCCACGCGCCCCGAACCAAGGCCTATCGCCCTCAGTATGCTGATCTCCACAGCCCTGCGACGGAAGGATGCTAGAGTATACATCAACAACCCGGCGGTGGTGACCAGCCCCGCAGCTATGAACCCGATGGATAGAACCCCGAACAACCCCTGGCGAGAGGGAGTGCTCTGCTCGCTGCTTATGATGCTACGAGGCGACTCCTTCGATACCACCAGCCCCGCATCGAATGCCGCAGCCACTATGCCGTTCATGTCGGGGTTAGGACCCAGCTTCATCCATATCTCGAAAGGATAGGGCGAGCCCTGCTGGTCGAACGAGTAGTCCAGGTTGCCTATCACGAACGGCCCATCCTGTGGGTAGAGAGTGGGAAAGTACTTGGTGGTACCTACCACAATGGCCGGCACCTTGACAGACGTCCCCAGGTCGTCCATCGTAAGAGTGATCCTGTCGCCCACCCGCAACCCTTCCTGCTGCGCTATATCCCTGGACACTATTACCGCGGACGGATCGTAGGCCAGACGATTCAGCAAGCCCCCCAGGGACTCGCCAGCGTAGTCGTCACGCCAGGCCCTGTCGATCACCCCCGCGAGCGTTATCCTGTCGACTCCCATAAATGTAGCTCGAAAAGTATCTCCCCCCGGCAGATCCACCAGGGTATCGCTCTTTGCCACCCTGGTCACGGCTTGCACTCCCCTTATCTTCAGGTAGTCGTCCACCGGCAGATAGACATAGTCCGTAGGAGCACAATCCGACTGGGACTGCCCAGGGAACTGGGAGGAGCCCCCAAACTGGTTAGGGCCAGCACAGGTGTACACCAGCTTCAGGTCAGCACCCGTGCTGTAGCGAGCACTGAGGCTGGAGTAAGAGTCCATCGTCTTGGCTATCGAGGCGGTAAATATAGCCAGAGATATCGTCAGGAGCATCATCAATATCGGCGGGGTGTAGCTATAGGTGCTGCGGGACAGGTAGTTCATTATGATCACCGCGACACCCCGAGTGTACTTGCTCACCCAGGCCATGATGCGCAGCACAATCGGCAGCAGCCTCAAAGCCAGGAGAGCAAGAGAAAACACCAGCAGGGAAGGCGCAAGGATTATCAGGGGATTGCGGAAGGGGTCGTTAGCGGCCTCTGTGAGCCCTGGTACGCCTATCAACCCCTGGGAGCGCAGCAGGTACGTCCCATACAAGGCGGGAATGAGCAGCAGTATGTCCAGATAAGCCCTCTTCCAGAAGGGAGGCTTCTCCGCACGCGCTCGCTCCTGCTTGTAGGATACTATCGTCCACCTGGAGGCGCCCATTGCCGGGAACATCAACGCCGGTACCACCCAGGCAGCCACCAGAGCTCCGTGGTACCAGCTCTCACCCAGCATCTGCACGGGCACGTCCGGAAGCCTGTCAAAGTCAAGAAAAGACCTCGTCCAGGCCATGACCTGCGCGATCACCAGGCCCAGAGGTACCCCCACGATCACTGCAGCCACCCCAAGGAAGATGGCATCCCCTATAGAAAGGAATACCATCTGCAGGCGCGAGATACCCCTGCTTCTCAGCACCGCTATCTCCTGCTGCTGCCGCTGGATCAGCATCCCAGCCATCTGCCATATAAAGTAGAGCACCAACGCAACCAGCGGCAGGCTGAACAGCAGAAGAGTTATGCTCAGGATGCTTACCTGCCGTTTCTGCTGCACCAGGGCTTGCTCCGGACTCTTGACTATCTCCGCCCCGGGCAGTGCCCTGCGTATCCTCTCCGTGGCCTCGTTCAGGCTATTGATGATCTGTTGCGACCGCGAGCTCCTGATACCAGCGTGATCAAAGGCAAAATACCAGGTAGCATAGCTGATAAGGGGATAGTTCCTCAATGCAGCCTCAAAAGACTCCTCAGGTACCAGCACCATGGAGTTGAAGGCCTCCGGAGGGTAAAACCAGAAGTCGCTTGCGGGGTTGCTGGGACGCCATACGCCAGCTATCCTTATCGGGATATTGACCTGCCCGGAAGGAGTGGTCGTGCTAAGCCAGTACAGATCCCCCACCAGCATCGTGTACGTGTCGGAGGCGTACTGGGTAATCAGGACGTCCACGGGCCCTCTGCCACTCCACGGCTTCGGAAGACTCCCAGCAACGAGCGTTATGTTGGGGTAAAGGTCCGTCACGAAGGCAAATCTCTGCCCAGTGATCTCGACCTTACCGTCGCTGGAAAAGACCCTCATCCTCTCGGTAGCCGCATACTTGACCTGCTTGAGTACCGGCAGAGATAGGCCTAACTGCTGGACAGACCCTATCTGCTGATCGGCTTTGTGGTAGTCGTTCCACGTCATGGAAGGCCCAGAAGACCCCTGATAGCCATAGATAAGCGAGAATGGCGGGATGTTACTGTCTTCGTTGGACTGCTCGAGATTACGCAGCAGAGCTTTATAACCCGCCCACTCGGAGTACATGGGTATGCTGGTGACCAATCCTACCGCCAGGGTAAGCCCCAGCCAGGCCACAAGCACGAGATATATCTGTCCTCTTAGTCTGTTGACTATCAGCTGCAGGAAAGAAGCGAACGCCGGCAACGGCAATTCCGCATATTTCACCTTAGCCATCTGCCCGGCTCTTCTCCAGGTAGTATTCTCTATATCTTTCATGCAAAGTTATCATAGTGGTCGGTATTATTCTATACCTGTCTTCCAGATTTTGCAGATAATTAATCATGGTCTCTACCGACTTTACCACCTTGGTGTCCGACCGGTAGTCCACGTGGTTGGACGTAGTAGCACATATAGCCTTGAACTCGGCTCCCTCCGACTCCAGGCTGGCAAGCAGCGCATCGATTATGGGCTTGTGGACCGATTCAAAGTCGCCGGACTCTATCACCAGCTCCGGCACCATACCAGCGTACAGGGTTCTGCCCTCCCTCATGGTAGACAACGGTATCTCCAGAAACTCCAGGCTACCCACCTTCAGCCTGTTGTGTGGATCCACATAGTGGGGGAAATTGGGAGCATCTACCCACACCGCCGAGCGCCTTGGTAAGTTCCGGCCCGGACTGGATAGCGAGCCCTGGGTGAAACCCAGATTATAAAGCAGCTGGTAGGTAGCATCGCTTGCCGAGAACTGAGCCGCCCTGAATGACCTGGGTCGCCGGCCAAGGGCATCAGCGAATCTGTGCATGGACTCTTCAATTATGTCGCGCTGCTCATCAACCCCATAAGTACCTAGATCGCGCTTGTACTTGGAGCCTCTGATGCTCGGAGGATCTACGTACAACCCCACCTCCACACGCTTGCCCCAGAACTCCTCCAGCAGAGGGGATTGCTCCTCAGCGCACTCCGGAGAAGCCAGCAGCGTGACGGCAAAACCATTGTTTAGCATCAACGTACAGAAACCGTCGATTGACCTGGCACTTTGTTCCCATGTCTGTGGGGCGTCGAACTGAGCCTTCAGAGAAGGCACCCGACATTCCATTGTAAAGACTACGTACAGATCCTCCATGATGATAACCTTTCACACACCTGCTTTCGTTAGGGCATCCTTCTTGCAGTATTTTATGACTAAGTAAACAAAACACCAAGTAGAAGTTCTGGTTTATACTACAAACCATCAACGCCAGGAGGCCCAAAATGAAGCTGACGATGGACGTAAACGAAGTGATGCAGCAGAAGGGGATGGATGCCGCAAAGCTCGCAGAGGCCGCTAACATCCCACCTTCATTGGCAGATCAGATCCTGCAGGGGCAATCCGTGCAGCTAGACCTGCCAACCCTCAGCAGGATCTGCACGGTGCTCGGTGTACTGCCTCACCAGATAGTGAAGTCGGTCGAGGAGAAGCAACCAAGCGCCTCGGAGGGCAAATGGCCCAGATCAATAGAGGAAGAAGCCGCAGTCGTGGGCACAACCGCCACAAGCGAGCCCGAAGAACCCGAACAAACGACAGAGACGAAGATCATCTGACCTTCGTCTTCCGTCTAGTGCTTATCTGCGCGCTGGCCGGCGGAACGTCCCTACTCCTGGCCTGCAGGTCGTGCCTTGCCCGCCTGCATTCTTCCTGCCTCTTCCATGCTCTCAGCTGCGGTAACAGGTAGCTCGCCAAGCTTGGGAATACCCTTGAGATTGAGCTCCTCCGCAAAGTGACAGGCCGCCCAGTGGTCAGGACCCACCAGTCTCAGGGGTGGCCTCTCCCTCTTGCATATCTCCTGAGCATACGGACACCTCGGATGGAAATAACATCCAGAAGGTGGATTGGCCGGGCTGGGAACATCTCCTGGCAGCCTTATTGGACGGGTACGATTCCTGGGATCTGGCTTAGGTATAGCTGCCAGCAATGCTTCGGTATAAGGCATCTTCGGATTAGTATATAGCTCCTCGGTGGGAGCCATCTCCACCACATAACCCACGTACATCACGGCCACCCGATCGGAGATGTGTTCCACGACACTCAGATCGTGGGCCACGAAGATATAAGTAAGGTTATACCTCTCCTGCAGCTCCTCAAGAAGGTTGAGCACCTGAGCCTGTACAGATACGTCGAGAGCAGACACAGGCTCGTCGCAGATAATCAGCTTCGGGTTCAGGGCCAATGCCCGCGCGATACCTATACGCTGCCTCTGACCACCGCTGAAGGCATGGGGATAACGGCTTGCGTACTCCGGCCTGAGCCCCACCTCGGTCAGCAGCTCGGCAACTCGATCCTTCAGAGCCCTCCCCTTGGCCACCTTGTTGATGACCAGAGGCTCCGCTATGATCCTTCCTACAGTCATCCTTGGGTCGAGCGAGGAGAACGGATCCTGGAAGATCATCTGCATGTTGCGGCGAAGGCGTCGGAGCTGCTCACCTTGCAGCTGCTCAACATGCACGGGCCCCATATCCGGATCGTTGAATATAATCTCCCCGTCCGTGGGGTCAAGCAGCCTGATTATAGTCCTGCCCGTAGTGCTCTTACCGCAGCCAGACTCACCTACCAGGCCAAGCGTCTCTCCCTCTCGCACGTAGAGGTCTATACCATCCACGGCTTTGACGTAACCTACCACCCGGCGCAGCAACCCACCATGGATGGGGAAATGCTTCTTCAGACCTCTTACTTCCAACAGTATGTTGTTGTCCTGCTTGCCATTGTTGCTCATATATCTCCCCCGCACAGTAAAATTACGTGAACTTCAATGGGGTTAGCTGGCCACCGCAGCGCCTCCATGTGTAGAAGCCTGAGATGGCACTTCCACGCTTCCCGGGTACAGGTGACATCTCACGGTATGCTTTGTGTCCCCGTTCACAGGGGTCTCCGCAGGAAGCACCTTATCGCAAAGCCCCGGCATGAAGTTTGGACATCTGGGATGGAACGGGCATCCAGTCACGGTCGAGTAGGGGTCCGGAACGCTGCCCTTGATCACCTCAAGCCTCTTCCTCTTCTTTTGCCCGATCCTGGGGATAGACCTCAGTAGAGCTATCGTATACGGGTGCTTGGGGTTGTAGAATATGTCATCCACTGGAGCTCTCTCTACTACACGCCCCAAGTACATCACTGCAACCTCGTCACACATCTGAGCCACGACGCCCATATTGTGCGTCACGAACATGATCGAAGTGCCTATCTCTGCCTGCAGCTCCCTCATCAGGTCAAGAATCACTGCCTCCGTCGTCACATCGAGCGCCGTAGTGGGCTCGTCTGCTATCAGCAGCACAGGCGTACAGGATAGAGCAAGCGCTATCATTGCGCGCTGGCGCATGCCACCGCTCAGCTCATGAGGATAACTATCTGCTATCCTCTCAGGGTTAGGCATGCCCACCCTTCGAAGTATATCTACGGCTCTCCTGCGAGCCTCTTTTTTATCGGGTGTCTGGTGGAGTAATATAGCCTCCATTATCTGGTCGCCGATTGTGTACACCGGGTTAAGGGATGTCATCGGCTCCTGGAAGATCATGGAGATATCGTCACCTCGTATGTTGCGCATCTCATCACTGTTGCGCCCCAACTTAAGGATGTCTATAGGCTCATCATCAGGATTTCGCTTAAATAGAATCTGACCCTTTTCTATCCTTCCAGGAGGCGGCACCAGCTGCAGGATGGAGAGCCCGGTCTGGCTCTTGCCGCAACCACTCTCACCTACTATACCCAGCACCTTTCCCCTGGGTATGCTGAAGCTTACCCCGTTCAGGGCTCGAACGACCCCTACCTGAGTGTAGAAATTAAGGTAGAGATCCTTGACTTCCACCACATAGTCGGCTTCTTGTGGGGTACTTTCCGTGGTCTTCACTTGATTTTTTATTACAGGTTCAGCCATGTTCTTACCCCCAACCTACAAATCTAGCTGTACGGGTCAACGGCATCTCGCAGACCATCGGCCAGGAACTGGTAGCAAAGGACCGCGAAGATAACCGTCGCTGCAGGAATCAGCATCCATGGATGCTGGATGATGTTCTGTACATTCTGAGCATCTCTCAGCAGCACTCCCCAGCTGACCGCTGGCGGCAGCATTCCCAGACCGAGGAAGCTCAGCGTCGTCTCACCAATGATGGATGCCGGTACCGCCAACGCAGCCACAACGATTATGTGGCTCAAAGAGTTGGGCAGTAGGTGTGTGAGGATTATCCGCATGTGCGAAGCTCCAGCCACCCTGGCTGCAGCTGTGTAATCCAGTGTCCTGTAGGCCATTACCTTGGCCCTCACCTGACGAGCCAGGCCCGTCCAGGAAACCAGCGAGAGCACTATAGTGATCAGGAAGAATCTCTGTACCACCGTCATCTCTCGGGGTAGAGCAGCCGCCATAGCCGCCCACAGAGGTAGCGTAGGCATAGAGGATATTATCTCTATTAGCCTCTGGATAAGGTTATCTACCGCTCCTCCAAAGTAACCGGAAGCTGTACCAAGGATGGCACCAATCACGACCGATATCAGCACCCCCACAAGGCCCACGCTTAGAGAGATCC includes these proteins:
- a CDS encoding acetyl-CoA carboxylase carboxyltransferase subunit alpha, whose protein sequence is MSENSKTAWDRVQTARRADRPKTLDYINALIDPWFEMHGDRAYADDAAMVGGIGRFRGRAVVVLGHQRGSDTKENLRRNFGMPRPEGYRKAKRIMELAAKFSYPLICFIDTPAADPGMQSEERGQAQAIAACLYTMANLPVPVVATVIGEGGSGGALAISVADRLYMMENAIYSVASPEASATILWHDASKAPLAAEAMKITAQHLLEFGIIDGVVPEPDEGAHAEPAAAIATLGDYIASALSELDAKYRNGRAYKASALIADRLEKYRRIGKWQEESRAALSEIQPSS
- the accD gene encoding acetyl-CoA carboxylase, carboxyltransferase subunit beta, with the protein product MRDFFRRHSPTFHPAQENRDIPDDLWVKCTKCKELLYHRELENNEMVCPRCGHHFRLRVHQRVRYLVDEGSFEEQFACIFPDDPLGFEANGETYLGKVREKQRETGIADAMVVGTAKIEGHPLVLAVSDFSFMGASMGSVYGEKLVRAVGLALQRQLPILTVSSSGGARMQEGIFSLMQMAKTVAAFAELGRRGLPHISLLTDPCFGGVTASYAMTADVILAEPKALIGFAGPRVIEQITRQKLPPGFQTAEFCLEHGMIDMVVPRRDLRPVIGNLLTIFDREGS
- a CDS encoding ABC transporter permease, whose product is MKDIENTTWRRAGQMAKVKYAELPLPAFASFLQLIVNRLRGQIYLVLVAWLGLTLAVGLVTSIPMYSEWAGYKALLRNLEQSNEDSNIPPFSLIYGYQGSSGPSMTWNDYHKADQQIGSVQQLGLSLPVLKQVKYAATERMRVFSSDGKVEITGQRFAFVTDLYPNITLVAGSLPKPWSGRGPVDVLITQYASDTYTMLVGDLYWLSTTTPSGQVNIPIRIAGVWRPSNPASDFWFYPPEAFNSMVLVPEESFEAALRNYPLISYATWYFAFDHAGIRSSRSQQIINSLNEATERIRRALPGAEIVKSPEQALVQQKRQVSILSITLLLFSLPLVALVLYFIWQMAGMLIQRQQQEIAVLRSRGISRLQMVFLSIGDAIFLGVAAVIVGVPLGLVIAQVMAWTRSFLDFDRLPDVPVQMLGESWYHGALVAAWVVPALMFPAMGASRWTIVSYKQERARAEKPPFWKRAYLDILLLIPALYGTYLLRSQGLIGVPGLTEAANDPFRNPLIILAPSLLVFSLALLALRLLPIVLRIMAWVSKYTRGVAVIIMNYLSRSTYSYTPPILMMLLTISLAIFTASIAKTMDSYSSLSARYSTGADLKLVYTCAGPNQFGGSSQFPGQSQSDCAPTDYVYLPVDDYLKIRGVQAVTRVAKSDTLVDLPGGDTFRATFMGVDRITLAGVIDRAWRDDYAGESLGGLLNRLAYDPSAVIVSRDIAQQEGLRVGDRITLTMDDLGTSVKVPAIVVGTTKYFPTLYPQDGPFVIGNLDYSFDQQGSPYPFEIWMKLGPNPDMNGIVAAAFDAGLVVSKESPRSIISSEQSTPSRQGLFGVLSIGFIAAGLVTTAGLLMYTLASFRRRAVEISILRAIGLGSGRVATLLTLEQLLVVGIGAVGGTILGIAASELFIPLLQIKTGRYSGTPPFIVELAWDRVVLVDLVVAILLLVTIAVTYVFMRRMKIFEAVKLGETV
- a CDS encoding helix-turn-helix domain-containing protein; protein product: MKLTMDVNEVMQQKGMDAAKLAEAANIPPSLADQILQGQSVQLDLPTLSRICTVLGVLPHQIVKSVEEKQPSASEGKWPRSIEEEAAVVGTTATSEPEEPEQTTETKII
- a CDS encoding ABC transporter ATP-binding protein, translating into MSNNGKQDNNILLEVRGLKKHFPIHGGLLRRVVGYVKAVDGIDLYVREGETLGLVGESGCGKSTTGRTIIRLLDPTDGEIIFNDPDMGPVHVEQLQGEQLRRLRRNMQMIFQDPFSSLDPRMTVGRIIAEPLVINKVAKGRALKDRVAELLTEVGLRPEYASRYPHAFSGGQRQRIGIARALALNPKLIICDEPVSALDVSVQAQVLNLLEELQERYNLTYIFVAHDLSVVEHISDRVAVMYVGYVVEMAPTEELYTNPKMPYTEALLAAIPKPDPRNRTRPIRLPGDVPSPANPPSGCYFHPRCPYAQEICKRERPPLRLVGPDHWAACHFAEELNLKGIPKLGELPVTAAESMEEAGRMQAGKARPAGQE
- a CDS encoding ABC transporter ATP-binding protein, encoding MAEPVIKNQVKTTESTPQEADYVVEVKDLYLNFYTQVGVVRALNGVSFSIPRGKVLGIVGESGCGKSQTGLSILQLVPPPGRIEKGQILFKRNPDDEPIDILKLGRNSDEMRNIRGDDISMIFQEPMTSLNPVYTIGDQIMEAILLHQTPDKKEARRRAVDILRRVGMPNPERIADSYPHELSGGMRQRAMIALALSCTPVLLIADEPTTALDVTTEAVILDLMRELQAEIGTSIMFVTHNMGVVAQMCDEVAVMYLGRVVERAPVDDIFYNPKHPYTIALLRSIPRIGQKKRKRLEVIKGSVPDPYSTVTGCPFHPRCPNFMPGLCDKVLPAETPVNGDTKHTVRCHLYPGSVEVPSQASTHGGAAVAS
- a CDS encoding ABC transporter permease; its protein translation is MATAAKVATPEARKLAKKKDVGQISQWRLMARRFAQNRLSLTGFVVLVISYLIAIFAPFIAPYPYDQIDTNFSWASPTPIKFINGRPSICPVTQQLDTSSFTLIYKPDCSKAQPIKFFVKGFEYKLLGIIPTNIHLFGLESKEENQQGDVLAGQGAEAKIYLFGADSQGRDMFSRTVYGSRISLSVGLVGVLISVVIGAILGTASGYFGGAVDNLIQRLIEIISSMPTLPLWAAMAAALPREMTVVQRFFLITIVLSLVSWTGLARQVRAKVMAYRTLDYTAAARVAGASHMRIILTHLLPNSLSHIIVVAALAVPASIIGETTLSFLGLGMLPPAVSWGVLLRDAQNVQNIIQHPWMLIPAATVIFAVLCYQFLADGLRDAVDPYS